In the Chitinophagaceae bacterium genome, one interval contains:
- a CDS encoding polyprenol monophosphomannose synthase: MEKLVIIPTFNEKENIEKIIDAVIGLRSGYHLLIIDDNSPDGTADIIDALIPKYPGQLFLEKRIGKLGLGTAYIHGFRWALEKGYRFIFEMDADFSHNPKDLDALYLACKNGAGVAVGSRYIKGGAVANWPTDRIMLSKGASLYTRIITWMPIKDPTAGFVCYRAEVLEAINLDQISFVGYAFQIEMKFAAWKLGFKITEVPITFIDREFGASKMNKGIIKEGVLGVLKLRWQSMFKNYRKKVTRSVYDDRVSFQQPDIVLESK, from the coding sequence TTGGAAAAGTTAGTCATCATACCAACCTTCAATGAAAAAGAAAACATCGAAAAGATAATTGATGCGGTCATTGGTTTGCGATCGGGTTATCACCTGCTTATCATCGACGACAATTCCCCGGACGGCACCGCTGATATCATCGATGCCCTTATTCCAAAATATCCCGGGCAGTTATTCCTGGAAAAACGGATCGGTAAACTGGGGCTGGGCACTGCCTATATACATGGTTTCCGCTGGGCCCTGGAAAAAGGTTACCGTTTTATATTTGAGATGGATGCCGATTTCTCACACAATCCCAAAGACCTTGATGCACTGTACCTGGCCTGTAAGAACGGGGCGGGGGTTGCTGTAGGTTCCCGTTACATAAAAGGCGGGGCGGTGGCCAACTGGCCAACGGACCGTATCATGCTTTCAAAAGGAGCCTCGCTTTATACAAGGATCATAACCTGGATGCCGATAAAAGACCCTACCGCCGGCTTTGTCTGTTACCGGGCCGAAGTACTGGAGGCCATCAACCTGGACCAGATCAGTTTCGTTGGCTATGCCTTCCAGATCGAAATGAAATTTGCCGCCTGGAAACTGGGCTTTAAGATAACCGAGGTACCCATCACGTTCATCGACCGTGAATTTGGCGCCAGCAAGATGAACAAAGGCATCATCAAGGAAGGCGTGCTGGGAGTTTTAAAACTGCGCTGGCAAAGCATGTTCAAGAACTACCGTAAGAAGGTCACCAGGAGTGTTTACGATGACCGGGTGAGTTTTCAGCAACCCGATATCGTGCTGGAAAGTAAATGA